The Eublepharis macularius isolate TG4126 chromosome 7, MPM_Emac_v1.0, whole genome shotgun sequence sequence GGACTAATTTTCACACCTTTATGGGTGCTGGTCTGGTTTGAAATTCACCAATGGAGTTACAGCATGCAACTTAATCAAAACTTGATGCTGACTGGCTGCTCCATCTGAGTTCACAATGTGGCCACCCAACAATGACTCACACTTCATTTGGGCAGAGTCATTGGTGCTTGTGATACCAGATCACTGCCAGAGAGATAAGGAGCCACTGGAACACGCACACATCTATTGTGTTTGTAATGAAAGAAATCAGAAGCCTGAAGTCTGAGTAGCTAATGGTCATCCCCTCCATCTAAGATCAAACAtgtggaaggaaataaagaaaaaatgtctTCCTGCTAAGATGAAAGCAGCAGAGGAAACGGCTGCCTCTGAATTCTACGTGGCTCTCACGGTGGCTGCTAAAAATTCTCCAGAAAATGCCCCTGGGCTTCAAAGTGAGATGGTGTTTGAAGAAATCGGCCGCCGCATCAGAGAAGTTGGCATTCAGCTTGTGAAAAATGTGAGTGCCATCTTTCAGTGGGACATCATGAGTGGAGAATTGATGGTGGCCCAGTGGACTCTGGATCTGAAGACTGGCTCTGGCGAGGTCTACCGAGGACCTTCCCGCCAGTCTGCCAACGCAGTGTTCACCCTCTCCGAGCACGACTTCATGGAGCTTGTTCTGGGCAAGGTCAAGCCACAGCGGGCTTTCTTGGTGGGCAAGATAAAGGTGAAAGGCGATATTCTGCTCGGTCATAGACTGCAGACAGTTCTCAAAGACTACATCAAATTATGAGAGGCTCAGCGGCAAGGAAGCAGAAGGGTCCCCTTATTCTGTTTAGTCAAGATGCTGGTCAGAGAGGAGAGTGAAAATATATAGTAGATTTGGAAACGTTGACAGTTTTGATTGCGCATTTAAGGTCAAGCTATTATAAATATATGTCTTGTTGACTGAGAACCCCTATCTGTTTTACTAGCTGCATCGAAGCATTGCCCAACCACCCATGTGACTGCTTAGGGCATCACTGTGAAGGTAGCCCCAAGGTACCCCAGAAGCTCAGTTTGGTCCCAGCCCTGGGCTAGGCAGGAGGTGACCGACTGGCCTCCCCCTCTTGGGCTTGCGCCCCTGTCAGCTGTGCCCAAGCCGAAGTCTGACACTAGTGCTGGCTTGGGAAGGGGGACACCCTGTGCTCGGCTTGGGCCAACAAAATGCCTTGCGTCTTGGTCAGGGCCCTCTGTCAAGCAGTCCTGTATATTCTGTTGCGCACGTTCGCATTAATTGTGAATTATCTGTTATATGTATATTTCATTGTACATGTTCATATCAATTGTGCATCATCTTTTAC is a genomic window containing:
- the SCP2D1 gene encoding SCP2 sterol-binding domain-containing protein 1, which translates into the protein MKAAEETAASEFYVALTVAAKNSPENAPGLQSEMVFEEIGRRIREVGIQLVKNVSAIFQWDIMSGELMVAQWTLDLKTGSGEVYRGPSRQSANAVFTLSEHDFMELVLGKVKPQRAFLVGKIKVKGDILLGHRLQTVLKDYIKL